A DNA window from Candidatus Eisenbacteria bacterium contains the following coding sequences:
- the fabF gene encoding beta-ketoacyl-ACP synthase II, whose protein sequence is MRSDRRVVITGLGPLCPIGQDVKTTWDALVEGRQGFGPITRFDPEGYDVRFAAEVKDWDPGRWLDKKETRRIDLYAQFAIAASTICVEDGGLDVERIDPTRFGTIIGSGIGGMMTLEAQHTILMERGPSRVSPFFIPMMIANLASGHVSIRFHAQGPNFSPVSACASGAHAIGEAFRAIQHGDADLMLCGGAEAAITPMGVAGFTAMKALSTRNDDPARSSRPFDKDRDGFVMAEGAGVVLIEELEHAKKRGARIYAEMTGYGRTADAYHVTAPVPDGSGAARAMTAAMKDGGVAPEEVDHINAHGTSTPLNDVQESRGVRLAFGPHADRVLVNSIKGTTGHLLGAAAGVEFIATALTILHGVIPPTINYETPDPECDLNYVVNQAREVPVRTALSNSLGFGGHNASLMLRRFES, encoded by the coding sequence ATGAGAAGCGATCGACGGGTTGTGATCACGGGACTGGGGCCCCTATGCCCCATCGGCCAGGATGTGAAGACGACATGGGACGCCTTGGTGGAGGGCCGCCAAGGCTTCGGACCGATCACCCGCTTCGACCCGGAAGGGTACGACGTCCGTTTCGCGGCGGAGGTGAAGGACTGGGATCCCGGTCGTTGGCTGGACAAGAAGGAAACCCGCAGGATCGACCTATACGCCCAATTCGCCATCGCCGCTTCCACGATCTGCGTGGAGGACGGCGGACTGGACGTGGAGCGGATCGATCCGACTCGCTTCGGCACCATCATCGGCAGCGGAATCGGCGGCATGATGACCCTCGAGGCACAGCACACGATCCTGATGGAGCGCGGGCCCTCGAGGGTCAGCCCCTTCTTCATTCCGATGATGATCGCCAATCTGGCGTCGGGACACGTGTCCATTCGTTTCCACGCCCAGGGCCCGAATTTCTCCCCCGTCTCCGCCTGCGCGTCCGGCGCTCACGCCATCGGCGAGGCGTTCCGCGCCATTCAACACGGCGACGCGGACCTGATGTTGTGCGGGGGGGCGGAGGCCGCCATCACTCCGATGGGGGTGGCGGGCTTCACCGCCATGAAAGCCCTTTCCACGAGAAATGACGATCCCGCCCGTTCCAGTCGTCCTTTCGATAAGGACCGGGACGGGTTCGTCATGGCCGAAGGCGCCGGTGTGGTGCTGATCGAGGAATTGGAGCACGCCAAAAAACGCGGCGCCCGAATCTACGCCGAGATGACCGGTTACGGACGGACGGCGGACGCCTATCACGTGACCGCTCCCGTGCCGGACGGAAGCGGCGCGGCGCGGGCGATGACCGCCGCCATGAAGGACGGAGGCGTCGCGCCCGAGGAGGTGGACCACATCAACGCGCACGGCACCTCCACGCCGTTGAACGACGTCCAAGAGTCGCGGGGCGTCCGACTCGCTTTCGGCCCCCATGCCGACCGGGTGTTGGTCAATTCCATCAAGGGAACGACCGGGCATCTCCTCGGCGCAGCGGCGGGCGTCGAGTTCATCGCCACCGCCCTGACCATTCTTCACGGCGTCATACCACCGACCATTAACTATGAAACCCCCGATCCGGAGTGCGACCTGAACTACGTGGTCAACCAGGCGCGTGAGGTCCCGGTCCGGACGGCTCTGTCCAACTCCCTCGGTTTCGGGGGACACAACGCCAGCTTGATGCTGCGTCGGTTCGAGTCGTAG
- the rnc gene encoding ribonuclease III has product MWRTIRTWLGLQRPMSIDGEPIRKKRLQTLHQLEKTLGVRFSDLELLNQALIHRSFLNGKAAERIQSNERMEFLGDSVLGLVVNEHLYRNRPTENEGNLTKIKSLIVSRQILAEKAEQTGLGRYLLLSASESEAGGRKRTSIIADALEAVIGAIYLDQGLEASRRFIKHLILDELLEITQDADHINYKSLLQEKVQSEKKVHPVYRIRREQGPDHEKTFHVEVTVAGRTLGQGGGRTKKEAEQSAARAALRHLNRERGGRSRRRRRPSTRQPKTQ; this is encoded by the coding sequence ATGTGGAGAACGATTCGAACGTGGCTGGGTCTTCAGCGGCCGATGTCGATCGACGGCGAGCCGATCCGCAAGAAACGGTTGCAGACCCTCCACCAGCTCGAGAAAACACTGGGAGTGCGTTTCTCCGACCTGGAGCTTCTGAATCAGGCGCTGATCCATCGCTCCTTCCTGAACGGGAAGGCGGCGGAGAGGATTCAGTCGAACGAGCGGATGGAATTCCTCGGGGATTCGGTCCTCGGGCTCGTGGTCAACGAGCACCTGTATCGGAACAGGCCCACGGAGAACGAAGGGAATCTCACCAAAATCAAATCGCTCATCGTAAGCCGGCAGATCCTCGCCGAAAAGGCGGAGCAAACCGGTTTGGGCCGCTACCTCCTTCTCTCGGCGAGCGAGAGCGAAGCGGGTGGGCGCAAGCGGACGTCCATCATCGCCGATGCCCTCGAAGCGGTGATCGGCGCGATCTACCTCGACCAGGGGCTGGAGGCGTCGCGCCGTTTCATCAAGCACCTCATCTTGGACGAACTCCTCGAAATCACCCAGGACGCGGATCACATCAACTACAAGAGCCTCCTGCAGGAAAAGGTCCAGAGCGAGAAGAAGGTCCACCCCGTTTATCGGATCCGCCGGGAACAGGGGCCGGACCACGAGAAGACCTTCCACGTGGAGGTGACCGTAGCGGGCCGCACCCTCGGGCAGGGAGGCGGGCGCACCAAGAAAGAGGCGGAGCAGTCCGCCGCACGCGCCGCCCTCAGGCACCTG